CGCTTCGTGGAACGGGCCGGGCGCACACGGGCGCCAGGAGCCCGCGGAACGTGCCCGTACATGCCGAAGGGCGCCCCCAGGACAACCGTCCCGGAGACGCCCTCGAAAGCCGGTCAGGCCCGGCGCTAGCCGTTCTTGATGCGGTTGGTCAGCTCGGTCACCTGGTTGTAGATGGACCGCCGCTCCGCCATCAGGGCCCGGATCTTCCGGTCGGCGTGCATGACCGTCGTGTGGTCCCGGCCCCCGAACTGCGCCCCGATCTTCGGCAGCGACAGGTCCGTCAGCTCCCGGCACAGGTACATCGCGATCTGCCGGGCGGTCACCAGCGCCCTGCCCCGGGAGGTCCCGCACAGGTCCTCCACGGTCAGCCCGAAGTAGTCCGCCGTGGCCGCCATGATCGCCGTGGCCGTGATCTCGGGCGCGGAGTCCTCCCCGCCAGGGATCAGGTCCTTGAGCACGATCTCGGTGAGCCCCAGGTCCACCGGCTGCCGGTTGAGCGAGGCGAACGCCGTCACCCGGATCAGCGCGCCCTCCAGCTCGCGGATGTTGCGCGAGATCCGGGACGCGATGAATTCCAGCACCTCCGGCGGCGCGTTGAGCTGCTCCTGGACCGCCTTCTTGCGCAGGATCGCGATCCGCGTCTCCAGCTCGGGCGGCTGCACGTCGGTGATCAGGCCCCACTCGAAGCGGTTGCGCAGCCGGTCCTCAAGCGTGACCAGCTGCTTGGGCGGCCGGTCGCTGGACAGCACGATCTGCTTGTTGGCGTTGTGGAGCGTGTTGAAGGTGTGGAAGAACTCCTCCTGCGTCGACTCCTTGTCCGCGAGGAACTGGATGTCGTCGACGAGCAGGATGTCCATCTCGCGGTAGCGCTTGCGGAAACTGTCGCCCTTGCCGTCACGGATAGAGTTGATGAACTCGTTCGTGAACTCCTCCGAGCTGACGTAGCGCACGCGCGTGCCCGGGTAGAGACTGCGCGCGTAGTGCCCGATGGCGTGCAGCAGATGGGTCTTGCCGAGCCCGGACTCCCCGTAGATGAACAGGGGGTTGTACGCCTTCGCCGGCGCCTCGGCGACCGCCACCGCGGCCGCGTGCGCGAACCGGTTGGACGCGCCGATGACGAACGTGTCGAAGAGGTACTTCGGGTTCAGCCGTGCCGTCGGCTCCCCGGGCCCGCTCGCGGGCGCGGGCTTCGCGCCCAGCGGCCCGGGCGCGCCCGTGGGGGCGCCGTCCGGCCGTCCGGGCCCGCCGCGGTGCCCCGCGTCGCCGCCCATCGGCCGCTCGGGCGGCTCCCGGCGGACGGGGTCGCGCTGGTCGTACTCGGTGCGCGGGGAGTCGTAGTCCGCGCGGTCGTAGTCGGAACGGTCGTACTCGGGACGCGGCTTGCCGTACTCGGAGCGCGGTGTGTCGCGGTCCGGGCGGGACGGCTCGTACTCCCCGCGCTGCTGGTCGTACGACGGGCGGTCCATGCCCTGGGTGCGGTAGTCGTGGGCCGGCTGGCCGTAGGGGTCCTGGGAGGACGGCGAGGCGTACGGGTCGCGCTCGGGGAAGCCGAGCCGCTGCTGCTGCCAGCCGTACTCGTCCTGTCCGCCGCGCGGCCAGGCCCCGGGTTCGGGGCGCTGGTACTCGGAGGGGTAGGCGGGCCGCACGGCGGGCAGCTGGTCGGCGCGCGACGCCGGCTCGCCGCCCGGGTGCTGGTCCGCGCGGTGGCGGCCGTAGCCCTCGTACGACGACGGACCGGAGGGCAGCTCCGGCTCCTCGTAGCGCGGCGGGGACGGCTGCTGGGCGGGCGGCGCGGCCGGGGCCGGCGGCTCGCCCGCGGAGTCGTCCACGGTGATCGCGATGCGGATGGGGCGGCCGCACTCACGGCTCAGCGTCTCGCTGACGACCGGTGCGAGACGGCCCTCCAGTACGCCCTTCGCGAATTCGTTCGGCACGGCGAGCAGGGCGGTGTCCGCGACCAGCGCCAGCGGCTGGCAGCGCCGGATCCAGTGCTCGTCCTTCGTCTCCACACCCTGTCCGCGGCCCTCTCCGAGGAGCTGCTCCAGTACGCGTGGCCACACTGCGGCAAGATCGGCAGGTACGTCAGCCACAGGGCACGCTCTCTCGCAGGTCCCACGAAAGTGTGATCGCGGGACGGGTCGGGATGAATTTCGGGTGATCGGCGGGGCAAACCCGCCGGGGCGGGGGACAAAAGAACGAATCGGAGTCCAGCCACGGTAGTCAGCGTGGCCGGTACGGTTCAAGTTGTTGTCCC
This Streptomyces misionensis DNA region includes the following protein-coding sequences:
- the dnaA gene encoding chromosomal replication initiator protein DnaA, with protein sequence MADVPADLAAVWPRVLEQLLGEGRGQGVETKDEHWIRRCQPLALVADTALLAVPNEFAKGVLEGRLAPVVSETLSRECGRPIRIAITVDDSAGEPPAPAAPPAQQPSPPRYEEPELPSGPSSYEGYGRHRADQHPGGEPASRADQLPAVRPAYPSEYQRPEPGAWPRGGQDEYGWQQQRLGFPERDPYASPSSQDPYGQPAHDYRTQGMDRPSYDQQRGEYEPSRPDRDTPRSEYGKPRPEYDRSDYDRADYDSPRTEYDQRDPVRREPPERPMGGDAGHRGGPGRPDGAPTGAPGPLGAKPAPASGPGEPTARLNPKYLFDTFVIGASNRFAHAAAVAVAEAPAKAYNPLFIYGESGLGKTHLLHAIGHYARSLYPGTRVRYVSSEEFTNEFINSIRDGKGDSFRKRYREMDILLVDDIQFLADKESTQEEFFHTFNTLHNANKQIVLSSDRPPKQLVTLEDRLRNRFEWGLITDVQPPELETRIAILRKKAVQEQLNAPPEVLEFIASRISRNIRELEGALIRVTAFASLNRQPVDLGLTEIVLKDLIPGGEDSAPEITATAIMAATADYFGLTVEDLCGTSRGRALVTARQIAMYLCRELTDLSLPKIGAQFGGRDHTTVMHADRKIRALMAERRSIYNQVTELTNRIKNG